The proteins below come from a single Ruegeria sp. THAF33 genomic window:
- a CDS encoding xanthine dehydrogenase family protein subunit M, giving the protein MDYHSPASFAEASALAANATGITRFLAGGTDVLVQLRSELVTPDTLIDIKKIDGVRDITRNADGSWTIGVAVTGAEMSEHPELGRDWPGVVEAMDLIGSTQVQGRATLTGNLCNGSPAADSVPAMVAAGVTVTVTGPDGTCDVAVEDIPTGPGKTSLAKGELISAVNIPARGENGGDAYLRFIPRTEMDIAVVGVGVNLRLDGDVITEARVSLGAVAPTVLLVEDCAKAIIGSTLDDAALDALAAAASAACNPIDDKRGTIAFRTEVAGVLAKRAAKIAYARAKGENA; this is encoded by the coding sequence ATGGATTATCACAGCCCCGCCAGCTTTGCCGAAGCTTCGGCTCTGGCCGCGAACGCGACGGGCATTACACGTTTTCTGGCGGGCGGTACGGATGTACTTGTGCAACTGCGCTCGGAACTGGTGACGCCCGATACGCTCATCGACATCAAGAAGATCGACGGCGTGCGTGACATCACCCGCAATGCCGACGGCAGTTGGACGATCGGCGTGGCCGTCACCGGCGCCGAGATGAGCGAGCACCCCGAGCTTGGCCGCGACTGGCCCGGTGTGGTCGAGGCGATGGACCTGATCGGTTCAACTCAGGTTCAGGGCCGCGCGACGCTGACGGGCAATCTGTGCAATGGCTCACCCGCGGCTGATTCCGTGCCCGCCATGGTGGCCGCAGGCGTGACCGTCACCGTAACTGGCCCCGACGGCACGTGTGACGTTGCGGTCGAGGACATCCCGACCGGGCCCGGCAAGACCTCGCTGGCCAAGGGCGAGTTGATCTCGGCCGTCAACATCCCTGCACGCGGCGAGAATGGGGGCGACGCCTATCTGCGGTTCATCCCCCGTACCGAAATGGACATTGCGGTGGTGGGCGTTGGTGTGAACCTCCGTCTGGATGGTGACGTCATCACCGAGGCGCGCGTGTCGCTGGGTGCCGTGGCACCGACCGTTCTATTGGTTGAAGACTGTGCCAAAGCGATCATCGGCAGCACTTTGGACGATGCCGCCCTTGACGCACTGGCCGCGGCCGCGTCGGCCGCCTGCAATCCGATCGACGACAAACGAGGTACGATCGCGTTCCGTACCGAAGTCGCTGGCGTTCTGGCCAAGCGTGCCGCAAAGATCGCCTATGCCCGCGCGAAGGGAGAAAACGCATGA
- a CDS encoding xanthine dehydrogenase family protein molybdopterin-binding subunit, translating into MALDDRKTDFTFVGTRPDRPDGLDKVTGRAKFGADISAPGMLHGAILRSPHAHARIVRIDTSKAEASKDVKAVVTRADFADVPFKPGLEGEFWNVLENVMAGEKALYDGHAVAAVAATSALAARDALKLIEVEYEVLPHVTDVDKAMAPDAPVIREGAADYSVPEGMHPNVVRYHESGHGDVEAGFAEADLVIEDSFVTEATHQGYIEPHACLGMLGNDGKGELWCTTQGHWIAQKTCAALLGIETSQLRVTASEIGGGFGGKTTVFIEPVALALSRKANRPVKIVMTRSEVFRATGPTSSASMDVKIGMKKDGTITAAQGVFRLQGGAFPGAPGDMTAMCAFAPYNLTNVKQIGYDVMSNRPKQAAYRAPGAPMGAFAVESVIDELCNKLGLDPIDVRLKNAAHEGTKASYGPTYERIGLVETLEAAKAHPHYSAPLKPGQGRGVSCGFWFNHGGETSVSLALSEDGSAQLMVGTPDIGGSRASMALMAAEVLGIPYENIRVTIADTATLGYNDVSHGSRVTYASGLATIKAARHAVEKLCERAAAKWGIPVDAVKWEDGCAVPSGPNAGDFDPMPLADITADMGSTGGPISGHFEATPEGAGVSFGTHIVDAEVDPETGKTSITRYTVIQDAGKAIHPTYVEGQFQGGAAQGIGWALNEEYIYGEDGRLQNSIFLDYRIPVASDLPMIDTVIVEVPNPGHPFGVRGVGETGIVPPLAAIANAVSNAAGVRMKQLPMSPPRILAALKENG; encoded by the coding sequence ATGGCTCTGGACGATCGCAAAACTGATTTCACCTTCGTTGGCACCCGCCCCGATCGCCCTGACGGTCTGGACAAGGTGACGGGCCGGGCCAAGTTCGGTGCGGATATCTCGGCCCCCGGCATGTTGCACGGCGCGATTCTGCGCTCACCCCATGCCCATGCCCGGATCGTCAGGATTGATACCTCGAAAGCCGAGGCATCGAAGGACGTCAAAGCCGTCGTGACCCGTGCCGATTTCGCCGATGTCCCATTCAAGCCCGGGCTCGAAGGTGAATTCTGGAATGTGCTGGAAAACGTCATGGCGGGGGAAAAGGCGCTCTATGACGGGCACGCGGTTGCTGCGGTGGCGGCCACATCTGCCTTGGCGGCACGTGACGCGCTGAAACTGATCGAGGTCGAATACGAGGTGCTGCCGCACGTCACCGATGTGGACAAAGCGATGGCCCCGGATGCGCCGGTGATCCGGGAAGGTGCTGCGGATTATTCGGTGCCGGAAGGGATGCACCCGAACGTCGTGCGTTATCACGAAAGCGGGCACGGCGATGTCGAGGCTGGGTTTGCCGAGGCCGATCTGGTCATCGAAGACAGCTTTGTGACCGAGGCGACCCATCAGGGGTACATCGAACCGCATGCCTGTCTGGGCATGCTGGGCAATGACGGCAAGGGCGAGTTGTGGTGCACGACCCAAGGTCACTGGATCGCGCAAAAGACCTGTGCGGCGCTGCTGGGAATCGAAACCTCTCAGCTGCGCGTCACGGCGTCTGAAATCGGCGGCGGTTTTGGCGGCAAGACCACGGTCTTCATCGAACCCGTCGCGCTGGCGCTCAGCCGCAAGGCCAACCGTCCGGTCAAGATCGTGATGACCAGGTCCGAGGTTTTCCGTGCCACCGGGCCGACCTCTTCTGCGTCAATGGACGTGAAGATCGGCATGAAGAAAGACGGCACGATCACGGCGGCGCAGGGTGTCTTCCGCCTGCAAGGCGGGGCCTTCCCCGGCGCCCCGGGCGATATGACGGCCATGTGTGCCTTTGCGCCCTACAACCTGACCAACGTCAAGCAGATCGGTTACGACGTGATGTCGAACCGTCCGAAACAGGCCGCCTACCGCGCGCCGGGTGCACCCATGGGCGCCTTCGCCGTTGAATCCGTCATTGATGAGCTCTGCAACAAGCTGGGCCTCGATCCTATTGATGTGCGTCTGAAAAATGCCGCGCATGAAGGCACGAAGGCCAGCTATGGCCCGACCTACGAACGCATCGGTCTGGTCGAAACCCTTGAGGCTGCCAAAGCGCATCCCCATTACTCGGCACCGCTGAAGCCGGGGCAGGGGCGCGGGGTTTCCTGCGGTTTCTGGTTCAACCACGGGGGCGAGACCAGCGTTTCACTGGCACTGTCCGAGGATGGTTCGGCGCAGTTGATGGTCGGCACACCCGACATCGGCGGGTCGCGCGCATCCATGGCTCTGATGGCGGCCGAGGTTCTGGGCATTCCGTATGAAAACATCCGCGTGACCATCGCCGACACGGCGACGCTGGGTTACAACGACGTGAGCCATGGTTCGCGCGTGACCTACGCGTCGGGCCTCGCGACGATCAAGGCCGCAAGACACGCGGTCGAGAAACTGTGCGAACGTGCGGCGGCCAAGTGGGGCATCCCGGTCGATGCGGTGAAATGGGAAGACGGCTGCGCGGTGCCCTCGGGGCCCAATGCAGGGGATTTCGACCCGATGCCTCTGGCCGACATCACGGCGGATATGGGATCAACCGGAGGCCCGATTTCGGGCCATTTCGAAGCAACCCCCGAAGGCGCGGGCGTATCTTTTGGCACCCATATCGTCGATGCCGAGGTCGACCCGGAAACCGGCAAGACATCGATCACCCGGTACACGGTCATTCAGGACGCCGGAAAGGCGATCCACCCGACCTATGTGGAAGGGCAGTTCCAAGGTGGCGCCGCGCAGGGCATCGGCTGGGCACTGAACGAGGAATACATCTATGGCGAAGATGGCCGGTTGCAGAACTCGATCTTTCTTGACTACCGGATTCCCGTTGCCAGTGACCTGCCGATGATTGACACGGTGATCGTCGAAGTGCCCAACCCGGGCCACCCGTTCGGGGTGCGCGGCGTGGGCGAGACGGGCATCGTGCCGCCCCTGGCCGCCATCGCCAATGCGGTGTCCAATGCGGCGGGTGTTCGGATGAAGCAACTGCCGATGTCTCCGCCGCGCATTCTGGCGGCCCTGAAGGAAAATGGTTGA
- a CDS encoding (2Fe-2S)-binding protein, giving the protein MSKLHVSTTVNGDAVEYLCDPRETLLDCLRDKLNLTGAKEGCGTGDCGACSVTVDGRLVCSCLMLGVEAEGKQIETVEGIADGDILHPLQKKMIEYAALQCGICTPGILVAAKSLLEKNPNPTEEETRYWLAGNLCRCTGYDKIIRAVMDTAAEMREAS; this is encoded by the coding sequence ATGAGCAAGCTCCACGTATCCACCACCGTGAACGGGGACGCAGTCGAATACCTGTGCGACCCGCGGGAAACCCTGCTGGACTGTCTGCGCGACAAGCTGAACCTGACCGGCGCCAAAGAGGGCTGCGGCACCGGCGATTGCGGCGCGTGTTCGGTCACCGTCGATGGCCGCCTTGTGTGCTCGTGCCTGATGCTGGGTGTCGAGGCCGAAGGCAAGCAGATCGAGACCGTCGAAGGGATTGCGGATGGTGACATCCTGCACCCGTTGCAGAAGAAGATGATCGAATATGCCGCGCTTCAATGCGGCATCTGTACCCCGGGCATTCTGGTGGCGGCGAAGTCGCTGTTGGAGAAGAACCCCAATCCGACCGAGGAAGAAACGCGCTATTGGCTGGCGGGCAACCTGTGCCGCTGCACCGGCTATGACAAGATCATTCGCGCCGTGATGGACACGGCCGCTGAGATGCGGGAGGCGTCATAA